Proteins encoded by one window of Brevibacterium atlanticum:
- a CDS encoding siderophore-interacting protein, with the protein MTASATPDQRPARPPKPQAILSVQAVEEITPNLIRITAGGAGFDAISNNDATDKYVKIMFADPKHGLTPPYDLADLRENSPEKLPRNRTYTVREINEAKKWVKIDFVVHGDEGIAGPWAKSTQVGDQIVLVGAGGKYAPEADAPWHLLIADHTAIPAVSSALEAMPAGATGVILANVEHAEDRLLPQLPAGFDVTWVDSDEALVAAVRELDWPEGTPQVFAHGERETIKTIRKILKEHEVPREALSISAYWARGRAEDQFQAEKREPIGKID; encoded by the coding sequence ATGACGGCATCCGCCACTCCCGACCAGCGTCCCGCTCGTCCTCCGAAACCCCAGGCCATCCTCAGCGTCCAGGCAGTCGAGGAGATCACCCCGAACCTCATCCGCATCACCGCCGGAGGGGCGGGATTCGACGCGATCTCGAACAACGACGCCACCGACAAATACGTCAAGATCATGTTCGCCGATCCGAAGCACGGGCTGACCCCGCCCTACGATCTGGCCGATCTGCGCGAGAATTCCCCGGAGAAGCTGCCGCGCAACCGCACCTACACGGTGCGCGAGATCAACGAGGCAAAGAAATGGGTGAAGATCGACTTCGTCGTCCACGGCGATGAGGGCATTGCCGGACCGTGGGCGAAGAGCACCCAGGTCGGCGATCAGATCGTGCTCGTCGGTGCCGGCGGCAAATACGCCCCCGAGGCGGACGCCCCGTGGCATCTGCTCATCGCCGACCACACGGCCATCCCCGCCGTGAGCTCTGCGCTCGAAGCGATGCCCGCGGGCGCGACCGGTGTCATCCTCGCCAATGTCGAACACGCCGAGGATCGGCTCCTCCCCCAGCTGCCCGCCGGGTTCGACGTCACCTGGGTCGATTCGGACGAGGCGCTCGTCGCCGCGGTGCGCGAACTCGACTGGCCGGAAGGGACGCCGCAGGTCTTCGCCCACGGAGAGCGCGAGACGATCAAGACGATCCGCAAGATCCTCAAGGAACACGAGGTGCCTCGGGAAGCGCTGTCGATCTCGGCGTACTGGGCCCGCGGTCGTGCCGAGGACCAGTTCCAGGCGGAGAAGCGCGAGCCCATCGGCAAGATCGACTGA
- a CDS encoding 2-hydroxymuconate tautomerase → MPIVSLDIVPELMHGDRESQYQRIALGITEAIVASTGAPAESVHVLINEVSSERYSVGGTMLSQRFGDTEPTVH, encoded by the coding sequence GTGCCCATCGTCAGTCTCGACATCGTCCCCGAACTCATGCACGGCGACAGGGAGTCGCAATATCAGAGAATTGCCCTCGGTATCACCGAGGCGATCGTTGCGAGTACGGGAGCGCCAGCGGAGTCCGTGCACGTGCTGATCAACGAGGTCTCCTCCGAGCGGTATTCGGTTGGAGGCACCATGCTCAGCCAGCGGTTCGGTGACACCGAACCAACGGTGCACTAG
- a CDS encoding choice-of-anchor I family protein, producing MTNPLTAKTLTAQAAALLLATGFAVGGSVATAPAHAADVPEPITSSASDAQIEMGFLGSHETGQFDEAAAEITAVYGDTVFTVNAQAATVDVLDASDPENPKKISEITGTGVANSVAIREDGLGVIALEDEDKTRPGTVMFFDANDPEAQPLGQVAVGSLPDMVTLTPDGTHALVANEGEPADDFSTDPEGSVAVIDLPAEVAAPSASDVHTADFHEFEDGGAKTLPEGVRIFGPTPEADLPISRNLEPEYITVAGDKAYATLQEANAIAVVDIGSAQVETILPLGLKDHGQAGNGLDASDRDPEDAPTVNITEYEGLKGAYMPDTISTFSAGGTDYLVTANEGDSREWGDFVDGARVKDLGDDGLAPVCENSPLKDKLGDEDLGRLTIITDMGLSEDGGCYEELVAFGARSFSVWTTDGTLVADSGDEFERLTAEAVPEFFNSNHSESNLEGRSDDKGPEPEALTIGEVGETTYAFVGFERIGGIAAFDLTDPSAPKFATYFNNRDFSVSVEDEIDDAPDPAALLSSAGDLGPEGITFLSADESPTGEAALVVGNEVSGTTSLYSVADLADGGDDGEDSSGDENAGADEDTGAGADAAVGSDADGAEAGEDGGAGSAADGSGAEDDGAADGAGSGSESDAETGDDGDRTDGSTDADGSPLPRTGADLGQYLILGGIALGLIAIGMSAFLLTRRRG from the coding sequence ATGACGAACCCCCTGACTGCGAAGACGCTCACGGCCCAGGCGGCCGCCCTCCTGCTGGCCACCGGATTCGCTGTCGGCGGCTCGGTCGCGACTGCCCCTGCCCATGCGGCGGACGTGCCCGAGCCGATCACCTCCTCGGCATCCGATGCTCAGATCGAGATGGGGTTCCTCGGTTCCCATGAGACCGGTCAGTTCGACGAGGCCGCCGCCGAGATCACAGCCGTCTACGGTGACACCGTCTTCACCGTCAATGCGCAGGCGGCCACCGTCGACGTCCTCGACGCCTCGGATCCTGAGAACCCGAAGAAGATCTCCGAGATCACCGGCACCGGAGTGGCGAACTCGGTCGCGATCCGCGAGGACGGACTCGGCGTCATCGCGCTCGAAGATGAGGACAAGACCCGTCCAGGTACGGTGATGTTCTTCGATGCGAACGACCCCGAAGCGCAGCCGCTGGGACAGGTGGCCGTCGGGTCCCTGCCGGACATGGTCACGCTCACCCCCGACGGCACCCACGCCCTGGTGGCGAACGAAGGCGAACCGGCCGACGACTTCTCGACCGACCCCGAAGGGTCGGTGGCCGTCATCGATCTGCCCGCCGAGGTGGCTGCACCGTCGGCATCGGATGTGCACACTGCGGATTTCCACGAATTCGAGGACGGCGGGGCGAAGACCCTGCCCGAGGGTGTGCGGATCTTCGGCCCCACCCCCGAGGCGGACCTGCCGATCTCGCGCAATCTCGAACCCGAATACATCACCGTGGCAGGGGACAAGGCCTACGCAACCCTGCAGGAAGCGAACGCGATCGCGGTCGTCGACATCGGCTCGGCGCAGGTGGAGACGATCCTCCCGCTGGGTTTGAAGGACCACGGGCAGGCGGGCAACGGTCTCGACGCGTCCGATCGGGATCCAGAGGACGCGCCCACGGTGAACATCACCGAGTACGAGGGGCTCAAGGGTGCGTACATGCCCGATACGATCTCGACGTTCTCCGCCGGCGGCACGGATTACCTGGTCACCGCGAACGAGGGGGACTCTCGAGAATGGGGAGACTTCGTCGACGGGGCTCGGGTGAAGGACCTCGGCGATGACGGTCTGGCACCGGTGTGTGAGAACTCGCCGCTGAAGGACAAGCTCGGCGATGAGGATCTCGGGCGGCTCACCATCATCACGGATATGGGGTTGAGCGAGGACGGCGGCTGCTATGAGGAACTCGTGGCCTTCGGCGCCCGGTCGTTCTCCGTGTGGACGACCGACGGGACGCTCGTGGCCGATTCCGGTGACGAGTTCGAACGGCTGACCGCCGAGGCGGTGCCGGAGTTCTTCAACTCGAACCACTCCGAATCGAATCTCGAAGGACGCAGCGATGACAAGGGGCCCGAACCCGAGGCGCTGACCATCGGGGAAGTGGGGGAGACGACCTACGCCTTCGTCGGCTTCGAGCGCATCGGCGGAATCGCCGCGTTCGATCTCACCGATCCGAGCGCGCCGAAGTTCGCGACCTACTTCAACAACCGGGACTTCTCGGTGTCGGTGGAGGACGAGATCGATGATGCGCCCGATCCGGCCGCGCTGCTCTCGAGCGCCGGCGACCTGGGGCCGGAGGGCATCACGTTCCTCAGCGCCGATGAGTCGCCGACGGGTGAGGCCGCGCTGGTCGTCGGCAACGAGGTGTCGGGAACGACGAGCCTGTACTCGGTGGCCGACCTCGCTGACGGCGGGGATGACGGAGAGGACAGCAGCGGTGACGAGAACGCCGGAGCCGACGAGGATACCGGGGCGGGTGCGGACGCGGCGGTCGGTTCCGATGCCGATGGCGCTGAAGCGGGCGAGGACGGCGGAGCAGGATCTGCTGCCGATGGTTCCGGAGCCGAAGACGACGGTGCTGCTGATGGCGCGGGCAGCGGGTCGGAATCGGATGCAGAGACAGGTGACGACGGAGACCGCACCGACGGTTCGACCGACGCCGATGGAAGCCCACTGCCGCGCACGGGCGCTGATCTCGGTCAGTACCTCATCCTCGGCGGGATCGCCCTGGGTCTCATCGCCATCGGCATGTCGGCCTTCCTGCTGACCCGCCGCCGGGGCTGA
- a CDS encoding dihydrodipicolinate synthase family protein has protein sequence MSTPAYDPSLFSGLSAFPLTPLNGDDLDEDAYIGLIERLVLAGVDSITALGSTGSYVYLNGDERARVAELTVESALDIPVLVGVGALRTRDVLANVRSAEAAGAQGLLLAPVSYQPLTEVDVFELFRTVADSTDLPIVVYDNPGTTHFTFTTELYARLAELDGVASIKIPGFPLSPAGWDERIGEIRNAIGNQVTIGISGDAFGAEGLIAGCDAWYTAVGGTLPEPMLEITRAAELGNVEGARELSAELQPLWDLFAAHGGSLRVTAAIAEHLGLVGPGSLPLPIQGLDEAAKRAVAEVVDRLDLA, from the coding sequence ATGAGCACCCCCGCGTACGACCCTTCACTGTTCAGCGGGCTGAGCGCCTTCCCGCTCACCCCGCTGAACGGCGACGACCTCGACGAGGACGCCTACATCGGACTCATCGAACGACTCGTCCTCGCCGGCGTCGACTCGATCACGGCCCTCGGGTCGACCGGATCGTACGTCTATCTGAACGGTGACGAACGCGCTCGGGTCGCGGAGCTGACCGTCGAATCAGCCCTCGACATCCCCGTCCTCGTCGGCGTCGGAGCGCTGCGGACGCGTGACGTACTCGCCAATGTGCGCTCCGCCGAGGCTGCCGGTGCGCAGGGTCTGCTGCTGGCGCCGGTGAGCTACCAGCCGTTGACCGAGGTGGATGTGTTCGAACTCTTCCGCACCGTCGCCGACTCCACGGACTTGCCGATCGTCGTCTATGACAATCCCGGCACCACCCACTTCACCTTCACCACCGAGCTCTACGCCCGCCTCGCCGAACTCGACGGTGTGGCCTCGATCAAGATCCCCGGCTTCCCGCTCTCACCCGCCGGCTGGGACGAGCGCATCGGCGAGATCCGTAATGCGATCGGCAACCAGGTGACCATCGGCATCTCCGGCGATGCATTCGGAGCCGAGGGGCTCATCGCCGGCTGCGACGCGTGGTACACCGCCGTCGGCGGAACCCTGCCCGAACCGATGCTCGAGATCACCCGCGCCGCCGAACTCGGCAATGTCGAAGGGGCTCGGGAGCTCTCCGCCGAGCTCCAACCGCTGTGGGATCTCTTCGCCGCGCACGGCGGCAGCCTGCGGGTGACCGCGGCCATCGCCGAACACTTGGGCCTTGTCGGCCCTGGCAGCCTGCCGCTGCCGATCCAGGGTCTCGATGAGGCTGCCAAGCGTGCCGTCGCCGAGGTGGTCGACCGCCTCGATCTCGCCTGA
- a CDS encoding ribokinase, with product MSLDLAVVGSINADITAVTSRLPAAGETVGGGRLFRSPGGKGANQAAAAARLGARTRMIGAVGNDAEGRELLASLRQSGVDVADIVEAAAPTGTALIMVDAHGENQIAVCEGANAEVSLDGVEFADDEAVLTQLEISLDLVTELAARVPGYFAVNAAPALPLPAEVVDRADLIIVNETEYSLLPQLQEARLVAVTYGSRGSSLLTRGGQIAFAEALPRTPVSTVGAGDAFAAALTIALRTNVDPERALRAANAVGAAAVMDAAAQPAFDPFEAYLAH from the coding sequence ATGAGCCTCGACCTTGCCGTTGTCGGCAGTATCAACGCCGATATCACTGCTGTCACCAGCCGTCTGCCGGCTGCGGGAGAGACCGTCGGCGGCGGGCGGCTGTTCCGCTCGCCCGGCGGAAAGGGCGCGAATCAGGCCGCAGCTGCCGCTCGCCTCGGTGCGCGGACCCGGATGATCGGGGCGGTGGGAAACGATGCGGAGGGCCGGGAGTTGCTCGCGTCTCTGCGGCAGTCCGGGGTCGACGTGGCAGACATCGTCGAGGCGGCCGCCCCGACCGGGACTGCTCTGATCATGGTCGACGCTCACGGTGAGAACCAGATCGCCGTTTGCGAAGGGGCGAATGCCGAGGTCAGCCTCGATGGGGTGGAGTTCGCCGACGACGAGGCGGTGCTCACCCAGCTCGAGATCTCCCTCGATCTCGTCACCGAGCTCGCCGCCCGAGTGCCCGGATACTTCGCGGTCAACGCCGCCCCGGCTCTGCCCCTGCCCGCCGAGGTGGTCGATCGTGCCGATCTCATCATCGTCAACGAAACCGAGTACTCCCTCCTCCCACAGCTCCAGGAGGCAAGGCTCGTGGCTGTGACGTACGGGTCCCGAGGGTCATCCCTGCTCACCCGCGGTGGGCAGATCGCCTTCGCCGAGGCGCTGCCGAGAACCCCGGTGAGCACCGTCGGCGCCGGAGACGCCTTCGCCGCCGCCCTGACCATCGCGCTGCGCACGAACGTCGACCCCGAACGCGCCCTGCGCGCGGCCAATGCCGTCGGCGCCGCTGCCGTGATGGACGCCGCCGCGCAGCCGGCTTTCGACCCGTTCGAGGCGTACCTGGCCCACTGA
- a CDS encoding winged helix-turn-helix transcriptional regulator — MPATTREYCGETMRATIDVVGGKWTMLVLWELLKREHRYADLQRQVAGISQKVLSNELKDLVERGLVDREVEPSVPPQVTYRITDEGRSLEPVFEVLHNWGREHRSQV; from the coding sequence ATGCCAGCGACGACACGCGAGTATTGCGGTGAGACCATGCGGGCCACAATCGACGTGGTCGGAGGCAAGTGGACGATGCTGGTGCTCTGGGAGCTGCTCAAGCGCGAACATCGTTACGCAGACCTGCAGAGGCAGGTCGCCGGAATATCTCAGAAGGTGCTTTCGAACGAGTTGAAGGACCTGGTCGAACGCGGGCTCGTCGATCGGGAAGTGGAGCCTTCCGTCCCTCCGCAGGTGACCTACCGAATCACCGATGAGGGCAGGAGCCTGGAGCCGGTGTTCGAGGTTCTGCACAATTGGGGCCGAGAACATCGGTCGCAGGTGTGA